A stretch of the Psychroserpens sp. Hel_I_66 genome encodes the following:
- a CDS encoding DUF6090 family protein: MIKFFRKIRQKLLSENKFSKYLIYAIGEIILVVVGILIALQFNTWQIEKKDRKIEKTLLKNIKRDLESDIQEFRHVKEFKISQNKSGLRLLEYIIDTSKPLEDTLQFINDFQLIVYFIVPSSNRTSFDIATSTGYLNNITNDSLTKDLSNYFNNIGLEQHVTETKRFINAYNENNLINNYNMFSKNVVALDEHLSIYDNDKRPILQPQDIRDDISLENYLNQLSIRLKIGIKGLESEEKWANELIRKIDIQLNLKK; the protein is encoded by the coding sequence ATGATAAAATTTTTTCGTAAAATCCGACAAAAATTACTCTCTGAAAACAAATTCAGCAAATATCTTATTTATGCAATTGGAGAAATAATACTAGTAGTCGTCGGAATTTTGATTGCACTTCAATTTAATACTTGGCAAATAGAAAAAAAAGACCGTAAAATAGAAAAAACTCTTTTAAAAAATATAAAAAGAGATTTAGAGAGTGATATTCAAGAATTTAGACACGTAAAAGAATTTAAAATTTCTCAAAACAAGTCTGGACTAAGGCTTCTGGAGTATATAATTGATACTTCAAAGCCCCTTGAAGACACTCTACAATTCATAAATGACTTTCAATTAATAGTTTATTTTATAGTACCAAGTTCTAACAGAACTTCATTTGATATAGCTACAAGTACGGGCTATTTAAATAATATTACAAATGATAGTTTGACCAAAGATTTATCAAATTATTTCAATAACATTGGACTTGAACAACATGTTACTGAAACTAAAAGATTTATCAACGCATACAATGAAAATAATCTTATAAATAATTATAACATGTTTTCTAAAAATGTAGTGGCTCTTGACGAACATCTTAGTATATACGACAATGATAAACGACCTATCTTACAACCACAAGATATTAGAGATGACATAAGTCTCGAGAATTATTTAAATCAACTGTCCATTAGGTTAAAAATAGGAATAAAAGGACTTGAAAGTGAGGAAAAATGGGCAAATGAGCTTATCCGAAAAATTGATATACAACTCAACTTAAAAAAATAA
- a CDS encoding Hpt domain-containing protein: MEQHYKLDRVKELADNDMDFVKSLAEAFLEEVPEDADRLKKAVAENDFYNTYQAAHKMKPTIDLFELGVLPDLIVVQDWGKFEKVGEDCSSELKKVLVAVDQATAELKEDFNL, translated from the coding sequence ATGGAACAACATTATAAATTAGATAGAGTAAAAGAATTGGCAGACAACGATATGGACTTCGTGAAATCACTTGCAGAAGCGTTTTTGGAAGAAGTACCAGAAGATGCTGATCGACTTAAAAAAGCAGTGGCAGAAAATGATTTCTATAACACTTATCAAGCTGCCCATAAAATGAAGCCTACCATAGATTTGTTTGAACTTGGCGTACTGCCAGACCTTATTGTGGTTCAAGATTGGGGAAAATTCGAAAAAGTAGGAGAAGACTGCTCGAGTGAGCTTAAAAAAGTGTTAGTCGCAGTAGATCAGGCTACAGCAGAACTTAAAGAAGACTTCAACCTATAA
- a CDS encoding amidase family protein, whose translation MRYILLSCFALFLVSCKSSEEKQTNTDTNQNSQAEDRNADDLSAISTKDFREFKVLDSKYIDNSELWQPFNDDLKEFTEAMYNDLKPLILDQDIPTIQERINKRRFSYEQLTKFYLYRIRQFDRENELSLNSVIALNPNVIAEAKQKDRELLNRMAKQAIFGMPILLKDNVNTSSMATTAGAVALQNNTTEDAFIVEQLKNSGALILGKANLSEWAYFFCGDCPSGYSAIGGQTLNPYGRKTIDTGGSSSGSAVAVAANFCAAAVGSETSGSILSPASQNSVVGLKPTIGLVSRGGIVPISSTLDTAGPITKNVTDNAILLAAIYGYDDTDFKSKNPKWDNSYYLNAIENSTVKSKRFGAIKSLMENQLYANAINVLKEKGAEIIEIEAANIPLPDFLRLLNLDMKTDLVTYLNTYGNKNLVYTSIEDIMAFNKKDSVNVMPYGQALFQGIADDSATTKEFDKIKLILKTNGLRFFEEPMTEHDLDGILSINNYHAGFAAVAEYPAITVPMGYTEKGEPQGLTFIAKPLNEKQLLEWAYVYEQASKKRVAPKNYN comes from the coding sequence ATGCGCTATATCCTTTTAAGTTGTTTTGCTTTATTTTTGGTAAGTTGCAAATCTTCCGAAGAAAAACAAACAAATACAGATACTAATCAAAATAGTCAGGCAGAAGATAGAAACGCAGACGATCTTAGCGCCATTTCAACCAAAGACTTCAGGGAATTTAAAGTACTTGATTCTAAATACATCGATAACTCAGAGTTATGGCAACCCTTCAATGACGATTTAAAGGAGTTTACTGAGGCAATGTATAACGATCTCAAACCACTTATATTAGATCAAGACATACCAACTATCCAAGAACGTATCAATAAACGTCGGTTTTCTTACGAGCAGCTCACTAAGTTTTATTTATATCGCATAAGACAATTTGATAGAGAGAATGAATTATCCTTAAATTCAGTAATTGCACTAAACCCAAATGTGATTGCAGAGGCTAAGCAAAAAGACAGGGAATTATTAAACAGAATGGCTAAACAGGCCATTTTTGGGATGCCTATACTTTTAAAAGATAATGTCAATACATCGAGCATGGCAACAACTGCTGGAGCAGTGGCATTACAAAATAATACAACTGAAGACGCTTTTATTGTTGAGCAATTAAAAAATAGTGGTGCTTTAATTTTAGGTAAAGCTAACCTTAGTGAATGGGCTTATTTTTTCTGTGGCGATTGTCCAAGTGGTTATTCTGCGATTGGTGGACAAACCCTAAACCCATACGGTCGTAAAACAATAGATACAGGAGGTTCGAGTTCAGGAAGTGCAGTTGCAGTCGCAGCCAATTTTTGCGCTGCTGCTGTTGGCAGTGAAACCTCAGGTTCTATACTGTCTCCTGCAAGCCAGAATTCTGTAGTAGGTCTAAAACCAACCATAGGTTTGGTGAGTCGTGGTGGGATTGTGCCTATTTCCTCTACCTTGGATACTGCTGGCCCAATAACAAAAAATGTCACAGATAACGCGATTTTATTAGCTGCAATATACGGTTATGATGACACCGATTTTAAATCAAAAAATCCTAAATGGGACAATAGTTACTATTTAAATGCTATCGAAAATAGCACTGTTAAGTCAAAACGTTTTGGTGCAATAAAAAGTTTGATGGAAAATCAATTATACGCCAATGCCATCAACGTTTTAAAAGAAAAAGGTGCAGAGATTATCGAGATTGAAGCTGCAAATATACCACTTCCCGATTTTTTAAGACTTCTCAATCTGGATATGAAAACCGATTTGGTAACCTATCTTAATACCTACGGAAATAAGAATCTCGTTTACACATCTATTGAAGATATTATGGCTTTTAATAAGAAAGATAGTGTCAACGTGATGCCTTATGGTCAAGCGTTATTTCAGGGCATAGCAGATGACTCAGCAACTACAAAAGAGTTTGATAAAATTAAACTGATTTTAAAAACCAACGGATTACGATTCTTCGAAGAACCTATGACAGAACATGATCTCGATGGGATTTTATCCATAAATAATTACCATGCTGGTTTTGCAGCAGTCGCAGAATATCCTGCCATCACAGTACCAATGGGTTATACTGAAAAAGGAGAGCCACAAGGTTTGACATTTATAGCAAAACCATTAAATGAAAAACAACTCTTAGAATGGGCTTACGTGTATGAGCAAGCCTCAAAAAAGCGAGTTGCTCCTAAAAATTATAACTAA
- the rpmG gene encoding 50S ribosomal protein L33 — protein sequence MAKKGNRIQVILECTEHKESGQPGTSRYITTKNKKNTPDRMEIKKFNPILKRMTVHKEIK from the coding sequence ATGGCAAAAAAAGGAAATAGAATACAGGTTATATTAGAATGTACAGAGCACAAAGAGTCTGGGCAACCAGGAACGTCTCGTTACATTACTACCAAAAATAAAAAGAACACGCCAGATAGAATGGAGATTAAGAAATTTAATCCAATCTTAAAGCGTATGACAGTTCACAAAGAAATTAAATAA
- the rpmB gene encoding 50S ribosomal protein L28 yields the protein MSRVCELTGKKAMVGNNVSHAMNKTKRKFNANLIKKRFYIPEQEEWVTLKVSTSALKTINKIGISAAIKEAKSKGFLK from the coding sequence ATGTCAAGAGTTTGTGAACTTACTGGAAAGAAAGCGATGGTTGGAAACAACGTGTCTCACGCAATGAACAAAACAAAGCGTAAATTCAATGCTAATTTAATTAAGAAGCGTTTCTATATTCCAGAACAAGAAGAGTGGGTAACTTTAAAAGTATCAACTTCAGCATTAAAAACAATTAATAAAATTGGTATTTCTGCTGCAATTAAAGAAGCAAAGTCCAAAGGATTTTTAAAATAA
- a CDS encoding serine hydrolase domain-containing protein, producing the protein MKFSSLSVLLFIFILFFDCSSNDDSPQIEDPTPEESMYFPPISSEMWDTKTLSELGWNESNLQPLLTYLEEKNTKGFMILHNGKIVIEFYMNEHTSTTPWYWASAGKTLTTAVTGIAQDEGLLDINDKVSDYIGTGWTSIPLEKENLITNKNLLSMTSGLDDTTGEDISAENLQYIADAGDRWAYHGVFLKLQDVVSSASNQTWNSYFNTKLKDKIGMTGAWIPIGDLNVYWSTTRSMARFGLLTSANGMWEDNQIVSQNFIIEATNTSQNINQAYGYLWWLNGKSSYHLPQSQFEFPGELIPNAPSDMYCALGRDDQKIYIVPSKKLVIIRMGESAEDENFALSNFDNELWEQINLLIN; encoded by the coding sequence ATGAAATTTTCAAGTTTATCAGTTCTGCTTTTTATATTTATTCTGTTTTTCGATTGTTCCTCAAACGATGATTCACCTCAAATTGAAGATCCAACTCCAGAGGAAAGTATGTATTTCCCTCCTATATCTTCGGAAATGTGGGACACCAAAACTTTGTCTGAATTAGGATGGAACGAGTCTAATTTACAACCACTCTTAACTTATCTGGAAGAAAAGAACACCAAAGGTTTCATGATCCTGCACAACGGAAAAATAGTTATTGAATTTTATATGAACGAGCACACATCAACAACACCTTGGTATTGGGCTAGTGCAGGCAAAACGTTGACTACAGCAGTTACTGGCATTGCGCAAGACGAAGGATTATTAGATATTAACGATAAAGTTTCCGATTATATTGGGACTGGATGGACGAGCATTCCGTTGGAAAAAGAAAATTTGATTACGAATAAAAATTTGTTATCAATGACATCTGGTTTAGACGATACTACTGGTGAAGATATTTCCGCAGAAAACTTACAGTATATTGCAGATGCTGGAGATCGTTGGGCATATCATGGCGTTTTCTTAAAACTTCAGGATGTGGTGTCAAGCGCAAGTAACCAAACCTGGAATTCCTATTTTAATACGAAATTAAAAGATAAAATTGGGATGACAGGTGCGTGGATTCCTATTGGAGACTTGAATGTGTATTGGAGCACAACCAGAAGTATGGCTCGTTTTGGACTGCTAACCTCAGCAAACGGAATGTGGGAGGACAACCAAATCGTATCACAAAATTTTATTATTGAGGCAACCAACACCTCACAAAATATCAATCAAGCTTACGGGTATTTATGGTGGCTAAACGGAAAATCGAGCTACCATTTACCTCAATCGCAATTTGAGTTTCCAGGTGAGCTCATCCCAAATGCACCAAGTGATATGTATTGCGCTTTGGGTCGCGATGATCAAAAAATCTACATTGTACCAAGCAAAAAACTCGTAATCATTAGAATGGGTGAATCTGCAGAAGATGAAAACTTTGCACTCTCCAATTTTGACAATGAGCTTTGGGAACAGATAAACCTGCTTATAAATTAG
- a CDS encoding fumarylacetoacetate hydrolase family protein, giving the protein MKLICIGRNYTDHIKELENEKPTDPVVFLKPDTSILLKKQPFFIPDFSNDVHHEVEILVKINKVGKHIAKKFAHKYYDDIGLGIDFTARDLQSQLKTKGLPWEKAKGFDGAAVIGDWLPKKNFEDLNNLNFSLEKNGSIVQNGNTSLMLWKIDEIIEYVSKYFTLKIGDIIFTGTPSGVGRVIANDKLNGFIEDRQLFSITVK; this is encoded by the coding sequence ATGAAACTAATCTGCATAGGTCGAAATTATACAGACCACATTAAAGAATTAGAAAACGAGAAACCAACAGATCCCGTTGTGTTTTTAAAACCAGATACTTCTATACTATTAAAGAAGCAACCGTTTTTTATTCCAGATTTTTCTAATGATGTCCACCATGAAGTCGAGATTCTTGTAAAAATCAATAAAGTAGGCAAGCACATTGCCAAGAAATTTGCCCATAAGTATTATGACGACATAGGATTGGGAATAGATTTTACAGCAAGAGATTTACAATCGCAACTAAAAACAAAGGGATTGCCATGGGAAAAAGCAAAAGGGTTTGATGGAGCAGCAGTCATTGGAGATTGGCTTCCGAAGAAAAATTTTGAAGATTTAAACAATCTCAACTTTAGTTTGGAAAAAAATGGATCTATCGTTCAAAACGGAAATACAAGCCTTATGCTCTGGAAAATCGATGAAATTATAGAATATGTCTCAAAATATTTTACTTTAAAGATAGGAGATATTATCTTTACGGGAACTCCATCAGGAGTTGGTAGAGTAATTGCCAACGATAAGTTAAATGGATTCATAGAAGACAGGCAATTGTTTTCAATTACAGTTAAATAA
- a CDS encoding competence/damage-inducible protein A yields the protein MLAEIITIGDEILIGQIVDSNSAFIAKQLNKIGVSVYQITSVQDDQTHILKALAEAEANADLVIITGGLGPTKDDITKKTIAHYFEDTLKEDISVRKNIEHLWEVYVKKPVMQVNLDQALVPTKSTILMNKYGSAPGMWLEKNNTVFISLPGVPYEMKALIDDEVVPKLRSRFKFPYIQHKTFLTYGMGESTLAERIEKFENELPTYIKLAYLPSLGRVRLRLSAKGADKDLITAEMDKQTQLLLPQINDIFAGYEEDLSIEAIIGKYLTEQQKTVATAESCTGGLIAERFTANPGASKYFKGSIVSYTREAKVKVLKISEGIIDTYSVVSAEVAEAMAKNVLELFDTDFAIATTGNAGPTTDDTAEDLGIVYIAIATKSGVYSEKFSFGNHRVKVINKAANKAFEMLQKEILKK from the coding sequence ATGCTAGCAGAAATTATTACCATTGGTGATGAAATTCTAATTGGTCAAATTGTTGATTCAAATTCAGCATTTATTGCAAAACAACTTAATAAAATTGGGGTTTCGGTGTATCAAATCACCTCTGTTCAAGATGATCAAACCCATATTTTAAAAGCACTGGCAGAAGCTGAAGCCAATGCAGATCTTGTTATCATCACTGGTGGTTTAGGACCAACAAAAGATGATATTACCAAAAAAACCATTGCCCATTATTTTGAAGATACCTTAAAGGAAGATATTTCCGTTAGAAAAAATATTGAGCATTTATGGGAGGTTTATGTCAAAAAGCCAGTCATGCAAGTTAATTTAGACCAAGCCTTAGTACCAACAAAGTCAACTATTTTGATGAATAAATACGGTAGTGCTCCAGGGATGTGGCTGGAAAAAAATAATACCGTTTTTATATCATTGCCAGGTGTTCCTTACGAAATGAAGGCGCTTATTGACGATGAGGTGGTCCCAAAATTAAGATCCCGTTTTAAATTTCCATACATACAGCATAAAACATTTTTGACCTATGGTATGGGCGAAAGCACATTGGCAGAACGTATTGAAAAATTTGAAAACGAATTGCCAACCTATATAAAACTTGCCTATTTGCCAAGTTTAGGTCGCGTGAGATTGAGACTTTCTGCAAAAGGAGCTGATAAGGATCTAATTACTGCGGAAATGGATAAGCAAACACAGCTTTTGCTCCCACAAATCAATGACATCTTTGCAGGATATGAAGAAGACTTATCCATAGAAGCCATTATTGGAAAATATCTAACCGAACAACAAAAAACGGTTGCAACTGCCGAAAGTTGTACTGGCGGATTAATTGCGGAGCGCTTCACCGCAAACCCAGGAGCATCAAAATATTTTAAGGGAAGCATTGTAAGCTATACAAGAGAAGCAAAGGTTAAGGTGCTTAAAATTTCCGAAGGTATCATTGATACATATTCCGTAGTTAGTGCAGAGGTGGCAGAAGCCATGGCTAAAAATGTGTTAGAATTATTTGATACCGACTTTGCAATAGCAACTACAGGTAATGCTGGCCCAACCACAGATGATACCGCAGAAGATTTGGGTATTGTTTATATTGCGATAGCTACAAAAAGCGGAGTATATTCTGAAAAATTCAGTTTTGGCAACCATCGTGTCAAAGTCATTAATAAAGCAGCAAATAAAGCCTTTGAAATGTTACAAAAAGAAATTTTAAAAAAGTAA
- a CDS encoding 3'-5' exonuclease, whose product MQLKLTKPICFFDLETTGINITSDRIVEISILKVHPDGKEETYTKRVNPTIPIPPQVTLVHGISDADIADAPTFKDISKEVYQIIKDCDLGGFNSNRFDIPVLAEEMLRAEIDFDMKNTQSIDVQTIFHKMEQRTLSAAYKFYCDKNLDNAHSAEADTLATYEVLKAQLDRYDELENDSKFLAEFSSRKKFADFAGFITFNKEGVECFSFGKHKGKLVTEVLDNEPGYFGWLLNADFPLYTKKVLTAIKLRAFNNKLS is encoded by the coding sequence ATGCAACTCAAACTTACAAAACCTATCTGTTTTTTCGATCTTGAAACGACAGGAATCAATATCACTAGCGACAGAATTGTAGAAATCTCTATCCTAAAAGTTCATCCAGATGGAAAAGAAGAAACCTACACAAAACGCGTCAATCCAACAATCCCAATTCCACCGCAAGTCACATTGGTTCATGGCATATCTGATGCAGATATAGCAGATGCTCCGACATTTAAGGATATTTCAAAAGAAGTGTATCAAATCATAAAAGACTGTGATTTGGGAGGATTCAACTCTAATCGCTTTGATATCCCTGTTTTAGCTGAAGAAATGCTACGTGCAGAAATAGATTTTGATATGAAAAACACACAATCTATTGATGTTCAAACAATTTTTCATAAAATGGAACAACGCACTTTAAGTGCTGCCTACAAATTTTATTGCGATAAAAATCTCGATAATGCACACAGTGCAGAGGCAGATACGTTGGCAACTTACGAGGTTTTAAAAGCACAATTAGATAGATACGACGAGTTGGAAAATGACTCTAAATTTTTGGCAGAATTCAGTTCGCGTAAGAAATTTGCAGATTTCGCAGGATTTATAACCTTCAATAAAGAAGGCGTTGAATGTTTTTCCTTCGGAAAGCATAAAGGCAAACTTGTTACAGAAGTCTTGGATAATGAACCTGGGTACTTTGGTTGGTTGCTTAATGCAGATTTTCCTCTGTACACAAAAAAGGTTTTAACAGCCATTAAATTAAGAGCTTTCAACAATAAGCTGAGCTAA
- the ftsY gene encoding signal recognition particle-docking protein FtsY translates to MSFFKKIFSSEKKETLDKGLEKSKTSFFSKLNKAVAGKSKVDDDVLDNLEEILVSSDVGVNTTLKIIERIEERVAKDKYLGTSELNQILREEIAGLLSETNSGEETEYVIPDLPKQADGSKTPYVLMVVGVNGVGKTTTIGKLAYQFKKKGLKVVLGAADTFRAAAIDQLQVWADRVDVPMIRQEMGSDPASVAFDALQSGVNQNADVIIIDTAGRLHNKVNLMNELTKVKRVMQKVVGDAPHDVLLVLDGSTGQNAFEQAKQFTAATEVTTLAVTKLDGTAKGGVVIGISDQFKIPVKYIGVGEGIEDLQVFNKYEFVDSFFK, encoded by the coding sequence ATGAGTTTTTTTAAAAAAATATTTTCTTCGGAAAAAAAAGAGACCCTAGACAAAGGGTTAGAGAAATCAAAAACATCGTTTTTCTCAAAATTAAATAAAGCGGTTGCAGGAAAATCTAAAGTAGATGATGACGTTTTAGATAATCTTGAGGAAATTTTAGTGTCTAGTGATGTTGGAGTCAATACCACTTTAAAGATAATTGAGCGTATTGAAGAGCGTGTTGCGAAAGATAAATATTTAGGAACTTCAGAATTAAATCAAATTTTACGAGAGGAGATTGCAGGCTTATTATCTGAAACCAATTCTGGTGAAGAAACCGAATATGTCATTCCTGATTTGCCAAAACAAGCCGATGGTTCAAAAACACCTTATGTGTTGATGGTCGTTGGCGTTAATGGTGTTGGGAAAACAACAACGATTGGGAAACTGGCCTATCAATTTAAAAAGAAAGGTCTTAAAGTAGTCCTTGGAGCTGCAGATACCTTTAGAGCAGCAGCAATTGATCAACTTCAGGTTTGGGCAGATCGTGTTGATGTGCCTATGATACGTCAGGAAATGGGATCTGATCCAGCAAGTGTTGCTTTTGATGCTTTGCAAAGTGGCGTGAACCAAAACGCAGATGTGATTATTATAGATACTGCGGGACGTTTGCATAATAAGGTCAATTTAATGAATGAGCTCACCAAAGTAAAACGTGTGATGCAAAAAGTGGTTGGAGACGCGCCTCATGATGTATTGTTGGTTTTAGATGGCTCAACGGGCCAAAACGCTTTTGAGCAAGCCAAACAATTTACCGCAGCTACAGAAGTGACTACTTTGGCAGTTACAAAATTGGATGGAACCGCAAAAGGAGGTGTGGTGATTGGTATTAGCGATCAATTTAAGATTCCTGTGAAGTATATTGGAGTGGGAGAAGGGATTGAAGATTTACAAGTCTTTAATAAATATGAGTTTGTAGATAGTTTTTTTAAATAG
- a CDS encoding DUF4295 domain-containing protein, translating into MAKKSVASLQTGSKRLTKAIKMVKSPKTGAYMFVESVMAPEFVDEFLNKK; encoded by the coding sequence ATGGCAAAGAAATCAGTAGCATCATTACAAACAGGATCTAAAAGACTTACAAAAGCGATCAAAATGGTAAAATCACCAAAAACTGGAGCTTATATGTTTGTGGAGTCAGTAATGGCGCCAGAGTTTGTTGATGAATTTTTGAACAAAAAATAA
- the rimO gene encoding 30S ribosomal protein S12 methylthiotransferase RimO, which translates to MRTKSLKKNKINVITLGCSKNVYDSEVLMGQLKASGKDVVHEEEGNVVVINTCGFINNAKEESVNTILEYMQKKEAGEVDKIFVTGCLSERYKPDLQKEIPNVDQYFGTTELPQLLKALGADYKHELIGERLTTTPKNYAYLKIAEGCDRPCSFCAIPLMRGKHKSTPIENLVTEAEKLAANGVKELILIAQDLTYYGLDLYKKRNLAELLEHLVKVEGIEWIRLHYAFPTGFPMDVLDVMNREPKVCNYLDIPLQHISDSILKSMRRGTTQEKTTKLLKEFRATVPDMTIRTTLIVGYPGETEEDFQTLKQWVKDMRFERMGCFTYSHEENTHAYNLEDDVPEEVKIDRANQIMEIQSQISWELNQQKIGQTFKVVIDRKEGNYFIGRTEYDSPDVDNEVLIDATETYLKTGEFTTIKVIEAEDFDLYGEVVLS; encoded by the coding sequence ATGAGAACTAAATCACTTAAGAAAAACAAAATCAACGTTATAACATTAGGGTGCAGCAAAAATGTGTACGATAGTGAAGTGTTGATGGGACAATTAAAAGCCAGCGGAAAGGACGTCGTCCACGAAGAGGAAGGTAATGTTGTGGTGATTAATACCTGTGGTTTTATCAATAATGCCAAAGAAGAAAGCGTGAATACCATTTTGGAATACATGCAGAAAAAAGAAGCAGGCGAAGTTGATAAAATTTTTGTAACAGGTTGTTTAAGTGAGCGTTACAAGCCAGATTTACAAAAGGAAATCCCTAATGTTGATCAATATTTTGGAACGACCGAGTTGCCTCAATTATTAAAGGCATTGGGTGCAGATTATAAGCACGAACTTATTGGTGAGCGTTTAACAACAACACCAAAAAATTATGCCTATTTAAAGATTGCTGAAGGCTGCGATAGACCCTGTAGTTTTTGTGCCATCCCGTTGATGCGTGGAAAACATAAAAGTACACCTATCGAAAATCTTGTGACCGAAGCTGAAAAACTAGCAGCTAACGGAGTTAAGGAACTCATTTTAATCGCTCAGGATTTAACCTATTACGGACTCGATTTATACAAAAAACGTAATCTTGCAGAATTACTCGAACACCTCGTAAAGGTTGAAGGGATCGAATGGATTAGATTGCATTATGCATTTCCAACGGGTTTCCCAATGGATGTGCTGGATGTGATGAATCGTGAGCCTAAGGTTTGTAACTATCTGGATATTCCGTTACAGCATATTAGTGATTCTATCTTAAAAAGTATGCGTCGTGGGACCACTCAAGAGAAAACCACTAAATTGCTTAAGGAGTTTAGAGCAACAGTACCAGATATGACCATTAGAACGACGCTAATTGTGGGTTATCCTGGAGAAACCGAAGAAGACTTTCAAACCCTTAAGCAATGGGTCAAAGACATGCGTTTTGAGCGTATGGGTTGTTTTACGTATTCGCACGAGGAAAATACACATGCCTATAATTTAGAGGATGATGTGCCAGAAGAGGTGAAAATCGATAGAGCCAACCAGATTATGGAAATCCAATCCCAGATTTCTTGGGAGTTGAACCAGCAAAAAATCGGACAAACATTCAAAGTCGTCATCGATAGAAAAGAAGGTAATTACTTTATTGGTCGTACCGAATATGATTCGCCAGATGTGGATAACGAAGTGTTGATTGATGCTACGGAAACGTATTTAAAGACTGGAGAGTTTACTACGATTAAAGTTATTGAGGCTGAGGATTTTGATTTGTATGGTGAGGTGGTATTATCCTAA